A window of the Microbacterium sp. LWH13-1.2 genome harbors these coding sequences:
- a CDS encoding arginase family protein, with translation MALSHDDLWPRAGSWPAFAVGDDADAVLLGVPTWRTSLSPTGAHATPAAVREALTRYSATLMGSPVVDLGEALRVLDAGDVVEPDGEAGIAASVARVHELAESARLVIALGGDNALTYPVARGAGATGLITIDAHFDLRDGVSNGSPVRRLIEDAPDSERIDPTRIVQIGIADFANSAAYAARAAEWGIRVITLDEVRRRGIDDVVAEATSIAGSGADARIHLDVDVDAADRAAAPGCPASVPGGFAAWELRALVRSIVADPRVVSADIAEVDATADTDDMRTVRLAALCVLEMLAGLAMR, from the coding sequence ATGGCCCTCTCGCACGATGACCTCTGGCCGCGCGCCGGATCCTGGCCTGCCTTCGCCGTCGGCGACGATGCGGATGCCGTACTGCTCGGGGTTCCGACGTGGCGCACCTCGCTGTCGCCGACAGGTGCGCATGCGACGCCCGCCGCGGTCCGCGAGGCCCTGACGCGGTACAGCGCCACGCTCATGGGTTCGCCGGTCGTCGATCTCGGTGAGGCGCTGCGCGTGCTCGACGCCGGGGATGTGGTCGAGCCTGACGGCGAGGCCGGCATCGCGGCGAGCGTCGCACGCGTGCACGAGCTCGCCGAATCCGCGCGTCTCGTGATCGCACTCGGGGGCGACAACGCTCTGACGTACCCGGTCGCGCGGGGAGCCGGGGCCACCGGGCTGATCACGATCGATGCGCACTTCGACCTGCGCGACGGTGTGTCGAACGGCTCACCTGTGCGGCGGCTGATCGAGGATGCCCCGGACAGCGAGCGGATCGACCCGACACGGATCGTGCAGATCGGCATCGCGGACTTCGCGAACTCCGCCGCTTATGCGGCCCGCGCCGCCGAGTGGGGCATCCGCGTGATCACGCTCGACGAGGTGCGGCGCCGCGGGATCGATGACGTGGTCGCCGAGGCGACGAGCATCGCGGGAAGCGGCGCGGACGCCCGCATCCATCTCGATGTCGACGTCGACGCCGCCGATCGGGCCGCAGCGCCCGGGTGTCCGGCGAGCGTTCCCGGCGGGTTCGCCGCGTGGGAGCTGCGCGCGCTCGTCCGCTCGATCGTCGCGGATCCTCGCGTGGTGAGCGCTGACATCGCCGAGGTCGACGCGACGGCCGACACCGATGACATGCGCACGGTCAGGCTCGCGGCCCTCTGCGTGCTCGAGATGCTCGCGGGCCTCGCCATGCGCTGA